A DNA window from Mya arenaria isolate MELC-2E11 chromosome 17, ASM2691426v1 contains the following coding sequences:
- the LOC128224546 gene encoding E3 ubiquitin-protein ligase TRIM9-like, producing the protein MSKPAKSYQFQEDTITCPLCSKNYTNPRLLPCLHSFCSDCLSNHVQNGGQQTQSEQKPTAGHGKSTRKESPTKQGHAAETSGKADHQGNTLKPGDAKGKPGQRSKSPHGGKSPTQGASPKPSKSPQQGKSDSKSVPPGKTPRATQLTKTAAGGPKPQHLSTSTGPTYQTGAKGFPCPCCKKFATTPQLPKTNPDRWAELFPENNLLADLVDLHSLKLGTKSCDPCRRNKKSAQVHSYCKICRDALCEPCALTHKGLRSCRNHKVLSTAQFADAINSLKVEEEFCSLHDGKTMERYCYTHSQLCCSQCIVENHKHCERTVPVADAATKAKEVGEISSLDTALQKYREHVEIVLKDRSNLIRKLDNKKGKLMDEFINVKKHIISQLEKMERDLKTILDATHKQESKKIKQEVDKCRDIQSGVVNSKEFLTLADQHGSNSQVISTIEKVKSECEYYEESIGILCSRIRAVDYDIALDNSLKQIMTRLNQFGRIDVNTTPAKLPPPPKLAATLGLQSFTTKAKAVKPTYTLVGKNANEIGEFCARSDDDSNDCWFTGALFLTDGRILLADRTNRKLKLFTSNFNPITELSLSSKPWDVTRITEKEVAVSLPAECRIQFVSIDGNFMSLVRSIGTDEPCFGICHTEGKILTVTYDGDPPNLKVLSMGGKELTYVCVDDDGFTLFSKPVYVACTPKASQIYVSDERLGCVVNLKETGELNFAYSAMDLGNAAGIALDTDGNIYVCGATSNSVHVVSPNGERVKVLITGEHITYPRAIAFEPREKKLLVTQGDQDIVKLYSLA; encoded by the coding sequence ATGAGTAAACCAGCCAAATCGTATCAGTTCCAAGAGGACACGATCACATGTCCTCTTTGTTCCAAGAACTACACAAACCCTCGGTTGTTGCCATGTCTTCATTCGTTCTGCTCGGACTGCTTGAGCAACCATGTCCAAAATGGTGGACAGCAAACACAGAGTGAACAAAAACCTACAGCAGGACACGGTAAATCTACCCGTAAAGAAAGTCCAACGAAACAGGGGCACGCTGCTGAAACGTCTGGGAAAGCGGACCATCAAGGTAATACCCTAAAACCTGGCGATGCCAAAGGTAAGCCGGGTCAAAGAAGTAAGTCCCCACATGGTGGAAAATCACCGACCCAAGGTGCATCTCCAAAGCCGAGCAAGTCACCTCAACAAGGAAAGTCTGATTCGAAATCCGTTCCGCCCGGCAAAACACCAAGGGCTACTCAATTAACTAAGACAGCAGCGGGTGGACCTAAACCACAACACCTGTCTACTTCAACAGGACCGACGTATCAAACCGGAGCAAAAGGATTTCCATGTCCTTGTTGCAAGAAATTTGCTACAACCCCACAGCTACCGAAGACAAATCCTGATAGATGGGCTGAACTCTTCCCAGAGAATAATTTATTGGCAGATTTGGTAGACCTTCATTCGTTAAAACTTGGAACTAAATCTTGTGACCCATGTAGAAGGAACAAAAAGTCTGCCCAAGTTCATTCATATTGCAAAATTTGCAGGGATGCTTTGTGTGAACCGTGTGCCCTTACACACAAGGGTCTGCGATCTTGCAGGAATCATAAGGTTCTCAGCACCGCACAGTTTGCTGACGCGATTAATTCGTTAAAAGTTGAAGAAGAATTTTGTTCTCTGCATGATGGCAAGACTATGGAAAGATATTGTTACACACATTCGCAGTTATGTTGCTCGCAGTGTATTGTTGAAAACCATAAGCACTGTGAAAGAACGGTACCTGTCGCAGATGCCGCTACGAAAGCAAAGGAAGTGGGCGAGATATCGTCACTTGATACAGCGCTTCAGAAATACCGAGAGCACGTTGAAATTGTTCTTAAAGACCGATCAAATCTGATCAGGAAGCTTGACAATAAGAAAGGAAAACTGATGGATGAATTCATAAATGTGAAGAAGCATATCATATCTCAGCTAGAGAAGATGGAACGTGATTTGAAGACTATTCTTGATGCAACGCATAAACAGGAATCGAAAAAGATCAAACAGGAGGTTGATAAATGTCGAGATATACAGTCTGGTGTGGTGAATTCGAAGGAATTCCTGACGCTAGCTGATCAGCATGGTTCAAACTCGCAAGTAATCTCCACAATCGAGAAAGTTAAATCTGAGTGTGAGTATTATGAAGAAAGCATTGGAATTTTATGCTCCAGGATTCGTGCGGTCGATTACGATATCGCTTTGGATAATTCGCTTAAACAAATTATGACACGCTTGAACCAGTTTGGACGAATTGATGTCAACACCACACCGGCAAAGTTACCACCGCCTCCGAAACTTGCTGCAACATTGGGATTACAAAGCTTTACCACAAAAGCGAAAGCCGTCAAACCAACCTATACACTTGTTGGTAAAAACGCTAATGAGATAGGAGAATTTTGTGCCCGATCTGATGACGATTCAAATGACTGCTGGTTTACCGGCGCTCTTTTTCTTACCGATGGCCGAATTCTGCTTGCAGATCGGACAAACCGAAAGCTCAAATTATTCACAAGCAACTTCAATCCAATTACTGAACTAAGTCTGTCATCGAAACCATGGGATGTTACCAGAATCACAGAAAAAGAAGTAGCTGTTTCCCTCCCCGCAGAATGTCGCATCCAGTTTGTCTCTATAGATGGAAATTTCATGAGTCTTGTTCGTTCAATCGGCACAGATGAGCCATGCTTTGGTATCTGTCACACTGAAGGAAAGATTTTGACTGTAACTTACGATGGTGATCCACCGAATCTGAAAGTTCTCTCCATGGGTGGAAAAGAGCTGACCTATGTTTGCGTCGATGATGACGGTTTTACTCTCTTCTCCAAACCTGTTTACGTCGCATGCACACCCAAAGCATCACAGATCTACGTGTCCGATGAACGTCTTGGGTGCGTGGTGAACCTGAAGGAAACGGGAGAACTGAATTTCGCTTACTCTGCCATGGATTTGGGGAACGCAGCAGGAATAGCGTTAGATACCGACGGAAACATCTACGTTTGCGGTGCAACATCCAATAGTGTACACGTTGTATCACCGAACGGTGAGCGAGTGAAGGTGTTGATAACTGGGGAACACATCACGTATCCGCGAGCAATAGCGTTCGAACCACGAGAAAAGAAATTACTTGTCACGCAAGGGGACCAAGACATTGTTAAACTGTACAGTCTTGCATAA